The following are encoded together in the Fimbriimonadaceae bacterium genome:
- a CDS encoding helix-turn-helix domain-containing protein, translated as MLTVKELSAWLNIKQSTLYLWVSQNRIPCRRIHGLVRFEPEAIQAWLNGFAATPTHRPPCVSRRKAGDVDHLIEAAKRAVYTSRHGETRPTASPLGKENDNGAR; from the coding sequence ATGCTCACCGTCAAAGAGCTCTCGGCCTGGCTCAACATCAAACAATCCACACTCTATCTCTGGGTTTCCCAAAATAGGATTCCTTGTCGTCGCATTCATGGCCTCGTCCGCTTTGAACCTGAGGCCATCCAGGCATGGCTGAACGGCTTCGCTGCCACACCCACTCACAGGCCTCCTTGCGTGTCCCGGCGTAAAGCTGGTGACGTAGACCACCTCATTGAAGCGGCTAAACGTGCCGTCTATACTTCCCGCCACGGGGAAACCAGACCAACAGCGAGCCCTCTTGGAAAGGAGAACGATAATGGGGCTCGTTAA